In Chryseobacterium culicis, the following proteins share a genomic window:
- the ccoG gene encoding cytochrome c oxidase accessory protein CcoG → MSDIEDIEVRGGQGQVLDPETYRDSIGTMEQSGKRRWVFPRKPKGKYTNYRNIVSYLLLIIYFALPFIKINGNPLLMFNVIDRAFFIFGQPFYPQDFFILTLGAIASLIFIIVFTIAFGRIFCGWICPQTIFMESIFRKIEYLIEGDRNKQMKLDRQEWNSEKIWKRSLKWTVYIIISLIITHFMFMYIVGYEQVFKIIGEGPFAHPTNFIVMILLTAAFYFVFAWFREQVCTLVCPYGRLQGVLIDKDTINVFYDFKRGENRSKWRKGEDRKAAGKGDCIDCHQCVVVCPTGIDIRDGQQLECINCTACIDACDEVMEKVGLPKGLIRYASENEIEKETQFKFTGRMKGFSIFLFLLVGFLGYLLYSRGEMEAKFIKPAGSTFFVRDGKITNTYNYTFLNKTNEKKMVTIKVIAPAHGEITYSASSKIQVDRDKISKGTINISFPEDEMKLSKQNITIGVYDMKGKLVDSYQTYFEGPFKLQF, encoded by the coding sequence ATGTCAGACATAGAAGATATAGAAGTACGCGGCGGACAGGGACAGGTTCTGGACCCTGAGACTTACAGAGATTCTATAGGGACAATGGAGCAATCCGGAAAAAGAAGATGGGTATTTCCCAGAAAGCCAAAAGGGAAATATACCAACTATAGAAACATTGTAAGCTACCTTTTATTAATTATTTACTTTGCATTACCGTTCATCAAAATCAATGGTAACCCATTATTGATGTTCAATGTGATAGACAGAGCGTTTTTCATCTTTGGACAACCTTTCTATCCACAGGACTTTTTTATCCTTACTTTAGGTGCTATTGCCTCTTTAATCTTTATTATTGTTTTTACGATTGCATTCGGAAGAATTTTCTGCGGGTGGATTTGCCCTCAGACAATTTTTATGGAATCGATATTCCGTAAAATCGAATATCTGATTGAAGGTGACAGAAATAAGCAAATGAAGCTGGACAGACAAGAGTGGAACAGTGAGAAAATCTGGAAGAGAAGTTTGAAATGGACTGTTTATATTATCATTTCATTGATCATTACCCACTTTATGTTCATGTATATCGTAGGATATGAACAGGTATTTAAAATTATTGGTGAAGGGCCATTTGCTCATCCTACCAATTTTATTGTCATGATTCTTCTTACCGCTGCATTCTATTTTGTATTTGCATGGTTCAGAGAACAGGTTTGTACACTGGTATGCCCGTACGGAAGACTTCAGGGAGTATTGATTGATAAAGATACCATCAACGTTTTCTATGACTTCAAAAGAGGAGAAAACAGATCAAAATGGAGAAAAGGAGAAGACAGAAAAGCAGCAGGAAAAGGAGACTGTATCGACTGCCATCAGTGTGTGGTAGTATGCCCTACAGGGATTGATATCAGAGACGGACAACAGTTGGAATGTATCAACTGTACTGCCTGTATAGATGCCTGTGATGAAGTCATGGAAAAAGTAGGACTTCCAAAAGGACTGATCCGATATGCTTCTGAGAACGAAATTGAAAAAGAAACTCAGTTCAAATTTACAGGAAGAATGAAAGGTTTCAGTATATTTCTTTTCCTTCTTGTAGGTTTCTTAGGATATCTTCTGTACAGCCGTGGTGAGATGGAGGCTAAATTCATCAAACCTGCAGGAAGTACATTCTTTGTAAGAGACGGTAAAATTACCAATACCTATAATTATACCTTCCTTAATAAAACGAACGAAAAGAAAATGGTGACCATTAAAGTAATTGCTCCTGCCCATGGTGAAATTACTTACAGTGCATCAAGTAAAATCCAGGTAGACAGGGATAAAATATCAAAAGGAACCATCAATATCAGTTTCCCGGAAGATGAAATGAAACTGTCTAAACAGAATATTACCATTGGTGTTTATGACATGAAAGGTAAATTGGTGGATTCATATCAGACTTATTTTGAAGGACCATTCAAACTGCAATTTTAA
- a CDS encoding sulfite exporter TauE/SafE family protein: MEIGLIVSAIALGFASGFHCIGMCGPIALSMGLTKKQAANFYLQNLTYQFGRIFTYSLLGALLGIIGQGFEMAGFQKYLTITAGVLLIIMAVFSFGGKDFASKIPFLSKFLYSVKMNLGKLLQKADYRSRFSTGLLNGFLPCGMVYMALTASLAGGGIWQGALYMALFGLGTLPFMFAIVLAGNLMNQAFRVKVLKAVPVIMIILGGLFILRGLELGIPYVSPKAEAMTIIKDPNGAVNCH; encoded by the coding sequence ATGGAAATAGGACTTATTGTATCGGCTATTGCTTTAGGCTTTGCATCCGGTTTTCACTGTATCGGAATGTGTGGTCCTATTGCCTTGTCGATGGGATTAACTAAAAAGCAGGCCGCTAACTTCTATCTTCAGAACCTTACTTATCAATTCGGAAGAATTTTCACCTATTCATTATTGGGTGCACTTCTGGGAATTATCGGACAGGGATTTGAAATGGCAGGCTTTCAGAAATATCTGACGATTACAGCGGGAGTTCTCCTCATTATTATGGCTGTATTTTCATTTGGTGGAAAAGATTTTGCTTCAAAAATTCCTTTCCTCTCCAAATTCCTGTACAGTGTAAAAATGAACTTGGGAAAACTTCTTCAGAAAGCAGATTATCGCTCAAGATTCTCTACTGGACTTTTGAATGGCTTTTTACCATGTGGAATGGTGTATATGGCACTTACCGCCAGTCTTGCAGGCGGAGGAATATGGCAGGGAGCTTTATATATGGCTTTATTTGGTCTCGGAACCCTTCCGTTCATGTTTGCCATTGTTCTGGCCGGGAACCTCATGAATCAGGCCTTCAGGGTAAAAGTTCTAAAAGCTGTTCCGGTGATCATGATTATTTTAGGAGGATTATTTATCCTGAGAGGTCTTGAACTGGGTATTCCTTATGTTTCCCCGAAAGCTGAAGCAATGACGATTATTAAAGATCCCAACGGAGCGGTGAACTGCCATTAA
- a CDS encoding FixH family protein, translated as MKNFSWGHGVVIALLAFIVFILSMMFLFPNGQKNSEMVTDNYYEEELKYQDVIDAKKKADELQEKPLYSQDTKGIKITFPKEYNNSNTTVKFVLNRTDDQNLDIKKSVQLDASQSFTIPAQVLKVGNYTLRLSWSKDKTDYRMDYDVIWK; from the coding sequence ATGAAGAACTTTAGTTGGGGACACGGTGTTGTAATTGCATTACTTGCATTCATAGTTTTTATATTATCCATGATGTTTCTTTTCCCGAACGGGCAGAAGAATTCCGAAATGGTAACGGATAATTATTATGAAGAAGAGCTGAAGTACCAGGATGTGATTGATGCGAAGAAAAAAGCGGATGAATTACAGGAAAAACCTTTATACAGCCAGGACACCAAGGGAATTAAAATTACATTTCCAAAAGAATATAATAATTCAAATACTACGGTAAAATTTGTTTTAAACAGAACCGACGACCAGAATTTAGACATCAAAAAATCTGTACAGCTTGATGCCAGCCAGTCTTTCACAATTCCCGCACAGGTATTGAAAGTAGGAAACTACACGTTAAGATTAAGTTGGAGCAAAGATAAAACAGACTATAGAATGGATTATGATGTGATATGGAAATAG
- a CDS encoding c-type cytochrome — translation MKQRTPVVINILIIIGLLIVFYYLFVQSYAFLSSPYFWGTVVIAGILAYIHGAIGDLIENNKFKKLSPEEKAAYLAEKKVPFFKRLYQSAFKKQSASEEKDILIDHGFDGIMELDNQLPKWWVGLFYFGTAFCIVYIAAYSFTDFAHPLSEYEKEYKEQLAAIDKYMAEQPPVTIESAKYSADNIAAGEEIFKTTCVSCHSDGGRGGIGPNLTDNYWHNQPEKTLFKNVFHVVENGVTGTAMQAWGKNGVLTGADIQNVAAYVYHINQEQQPITPAQGGAPPYGEEAHWEKE, via the coding sequence ATGAAACAAAGAACACCTGTTGTTATAAACATCTTAATAATAATCGGACTTTTAATAGTTTTTTATTATTTATTTGTACAGAGCTACGCGTTCCTTTCTTCACCTTACTTCTGGGGAACTGTTGTGATTGCGGGGATCCTTGCTTACATTCATGGAGCTATTGGAGACCTTATTGAAAACAACAAATTCAAGAAATTGTCTCCTGAAGAAAAGGCTGCTTATTTAGCTGAAAAGAAAGTACCTTTTTTCAAAAGATTATATCAAAGTGCTTTCAAAAAGCAATCTGCTTCTGAAGAAAAAGATATCCTTATCGACCACGGTTTCGATGGAATCATGGAGCTGGATAACCAATTACCAAAATGGTGGGTAGGTTTATTCTATTTTGGGACCGCTTTTTGTATTGTATATATCGCAGCATACTCTTTTACAGACTTCGCTCACCCGTTAAGCGAATATGAAAAAGAATATAAAGAGCAACTGGCAGCTATTGATAAATATATGGCAGAACAGCCTCCTGTAACTATTGAATCTGCAAAATATTCAGCAGATAATATTGCTGCAGGGGAAGAAATATTCAAGACAACCTGTGTTTCTTGCCACTCTGATGGTGGTAGAGGAGGTATCGGACCAAACCTTACCGATAACTACTGGCATAACCAACCTGAAAAAACATTATTCAAAAACGTATTCCACGTTGTAGAAAATGGAGTTACAGGGACTGCAATGCAGGCTTGGGGTAAAAATGGAGTTTTAACTGGAGCAGACATTCAAAATGTTGCAGCATATGTTTATCATATCAACCAGGAACAGCAACCAATTACTCCGGCTCAGGGAGGAGCTCCACCATATGGAGAAGAAGCTCACTGGGAAAAAGAATAA
- the ccoN gene encoding cytochrome-c oxidase, cbb3-type subunit I — protein METQKFSYDNSIVRAFLYATLVFGLIGFTFGLTAALMLFYPELPEFFFGTDDTTIKSLASGNIEGLINTHGAFGFGRIRMLHTNTVIFAFVCNIVYTGIYYSLQRLLKTRMYSDTLSWLHFWTWQFMIVATFVTFFMGINTSKEYAEHEWPIDILIAFSWIIFGINMFLTISKRRVRHLYVAIWFYIGTWIAVAMLHIFNNLEVPLSFTGWKSYSAYAGVKDAIVQWWYGHNAVAFVLTTPVLGLMYYFLPKAADRPVFSYKLSIIHFWSLIFVYIWAGPHHLQYTALPAWAQAVGTGFSIMLIAPSWGGMLNGLLTLRGAWDKVRENPILKFFVVAVTCYGMATFEGPLLATKNINKIGHFTDWVIGHVHLGALGWNGFMAFGVIYYLVPIMWRTKLWSVKLANWHFWLGTLGIIFYAVPMYISGFTQGLMWKQFNPDGTLLWKNWLDTVTAIIPYFKMRFVGGLFYISGSILMIVNVIATVRKGSFQKEVPAEAPALANISKNRKEGEGTHLWLERTPVLLGILSFITISIGSSIEIIPTLSLKKSVPTISAVKPYSPLELEGRDIYIREGCNACHSQMVRPFRDEIVRFNGKNGQYSKAGEFVYDRPFLWGSKRTGPDLHREGGKNPSSWHYKHMYNPRSTSAGSIMPRYPWLIATDLDRTKMVDKMKLMKNVFDVPYTKAEIDSADKWANNQSAKIVKDIFAEANDLKVAYAKRPQGELEKKEIVALISYLQRLGTDIKTTEIKTASNN, from the coding sequence ATGGAAACACAGAAGTTTAGTTATGACAATAGTATTGTCCGTGCGTTCCTTTATGCGACCTTAGTTTTCGGTCTCATTGGATTTACGTTCGGGCTTACGGCGGCATTAATGCTTTTCTACCCTGAATTACCTGAATTCTTTTTCGGGACAGATGACACAACCATTAAAAGTTTGGCATCGGGTAATATTGAAGGGTTAATAAACACTCATGGTGCATTTGGTTTTGGTAGAATCAGAATGTTGCACACCAATACCGTAATCTTTGCATTCGTTTGTAACATCGTTTACACGGGTATTTATTACTCATTACAAAGATTATTAAAAACAAGAATGTACAGTGACACCTTGTCTTGGTTACATTTCTGGACTTGGCAGTTTATGATCGTTGCTACGTTCGTTACCTTCTTTATGGGGATCAATACCTCTAAGGAATATGCAGAACACGAGTGGCCGATCGACATATTGATCGCATTCTCATGGATCATTTTTGGTATCAATATGTTCCTGACTATTTCGAAGAGAAGAGTAAGACACCTTTATGTAGCCATCTGGTTCTACATCGGTACTTGGATTGCAGTAGCAATGCTTCACATCTTCAACAACCTTGAAGTACCTTTATCTTTCACAGGCTGGAAATCTTATTCAGCATATGCAGGGGTAAAAGATGCTATTGTACAGTGGTGGTATGGTCACAATGCGGTTGCATTCGTATTGACGACACCGGTTCTAGGTTTAATGTATTACTTCCTTCCGAAGGCTGCAGACAGACCGGTATTCTCTTATAAACTGTCTATTATTCACTTCTGGTCATTAATTTTCGTATATATCTGGGCTGGTCCTCACCACCTTCAGTATACAGCTCTTCCAGCGTGGGCTCAGGCGGTAGGAACAGGGTTCTCTATCATGCTTATTGCACCATCTTGGGGAGGAATGTTAAATGGTCTTCTTACGCTAAGAGGAGCTTGGGATAAAGTAAGAGAAAATCCTATCCTTAAGTTCTTTGTAGTAGCTGTTACTTGTTATGGTATGGCAACGTTTGAAGGGCCGCTTTTGGCAACTAAAAACATCAACAAAATTGGTCACTTTACAGACTGGGTTATCGGTCACGTACACTTAGGAGCTCTTGGATGGAATGGTTTCATGGCATTCGGGGTTATCTATTATTTGGTACCAATTATGTGGAGAACAAAACTTTGGTCTGTAAAATTAGCTAACTGGCATTTCTGGTTAGGTACTTTAGGAATTATCTTCTATGCAGTACCAATGTATATTTCAGGATTTACACAAGGATTAATGTGGAAGCAATTCAACCCGGATGGAACATTATTATGGAAAAACTGGTTGGATACTGTAACGGCAATTATTCCTTACTTTAAAATGAGATTCGTAGGAGGTTTATTCTATATTTCAGGATCTATCCTAATGATCGTAAACGTAATTGCTACGGTAAGAAAAGGATCATTCCAGAAAGAAGTTCCTGCTGAAGCTCCTGCATTGGCAAACATCAGCAAGAACAGAAAAGAAGGAGAAGGAACTCACCTTTGGTTAGAGAGAACTCCTGTATTACTAGGTATTTTATCTTTCATTACCATATCTATCGGTAGTTCAATTGAAATTATCCCTACATTATCTCTTAAGAAAAGTGTACCTACGATTTCAGCTGTGAAACCTTATTCACCACTGGAACTTGAAGGTAGAGATATCTATATCCGTGAAGGATGTAACGCTTGTCACTCTCAGATGGTAAGACCGTTCAGAGATGAGATCGTAAGATTCAACGGTAAAAACGGACAATACTCCAAAGCTGGAGAATTCGTATACGACAGACCATTCCTATGGGGTTCTAAGAGAACAGGACCGGATTTACATAGAGAAGGTGGTAAAAACCCAAGTTCTTGGCACTACAAACACATGTATAACCCAAGATCTACTTCTGCTGGTTCAATCATGCCTCGTTACCCTTGGTTAATTGCTACTGACTTAGACAGAACTAAGATGGTAGACAAAATGAAGCTGATGAAGAATGTATTCGATGTACCTTATACTAAGGCTGAAATCGATTCTGCAGATAAATGGGCAAACAACCAATCAGCAAAAATTGTAAAAGATATCTTCGCAGAAGCAAATGACCTTAAGGTAGCTTATGCTAAGAGACCTCAGGGAGAACTAGAGAAAAAAGAAATTGTAGCTCTTATTTCTTATCTTCAGAGATTAGGTACAGATATCAAAACAACTGAAATCAAAACAGCAAGTAATAACTAA
- a CDS encoding cbb3-type cytochrome oxidase subunit 3 produces MIPQNFKDILSNTENAGFYQTLALIFFMLFFIALVIYVFSRPKKYYKEEEEAPLGDDEDDDFNLKN; encoded by the coding sequence ATGATTCCTCAGAACTTTAAAGATATATTATCCAATACAGAAAATGCTGGCTTCTACCAGACACTGGCTCTGATTTTCTTTATGCTGTTCTTCATCGCTTTGGTAATCTATGTTTTTAGCAGGCCTAAAAAATATTACAAAGAAGAAGAAGAGGCACCTCTTGGGGATGATGAAGATGACGATTTTAATTTAAAAAATTAA
- the serS gene encoding serine--tRNA ligase, whose amino-acid sequence MLQVNFLRDNKERVLEGLKKRQFKNLELVDEAIAADEERKRIQFELDSQLSEINKISKEIGLLMKEGKKEEAESAKSKTAQYKESSSELKSQLEVKENDLLNILYQLPNIPNELVKSGASADDNEIIFQSHPVEGLGEGAIPHWELAKKYNLIDFELGVKIAGAGFPVYLGKGARLQRALVQYFLDKNVEKGYTEVNPPHVVNEASGFGTGQLPDKEGQMYYINEDKLYLIPTAEVPVTNLYRDVLLDEKDLPIKNTAFSQCYRREAGSYGAHVRGLNRLHQFEKVEIVRIEKPENSYAVLEEMVEHIKEILTDLELPFRVLRLCGGDTGFASAMTYDFEVWSAAQEMWLEVSSVSNFETFQANRLKCRYKGDGKSQLVHTLNGSAMALPRIMAALLENNQTAEGIKLPKKVAEYARFDVIN is encoded by the coding sequence ATGTTACAAGTCAATTTTTTGCGCGACAATAAAGAACGCGTTTTAGAAGGTCTTAAGAAAAGACAATTCAAAAATCTTGAGTTGGTAGACGAGGCGATCGCTGCCGACGAAGAAAGAAAAAGAATCCAGTTTGAACTAGATTCCCAGCTTTCCGAAATCAACAAAATTTCGAAAGAAATCGGACTTTTGATGAAAGAAGGGAAAAAAGAAGAAGCGGAATCGGCAAAGTCTAAAACAGCACAATACAAAGAGTCGAGCTCAGAATTGAAATCCCAGTTAGAAGTTAAAGAAAATGACTTACTGAATATTCTGTATCAGCTTCCCAACATTCCCAATGAATTGGTGAAGAGTGGTGCTTCTGCTGATGATAACGAAATTATTTTCCAGTCTCATCCTGTAGAAGGTCTTGGGGAAGGAGCAATCCCTCACTGGGAACTGGCAAAAAAATATAACCTTATCGATTTTGAATTAGGAGTGAAAATTGCCGGAGCTGGTTTTCCTGTTTATTTAGGAAAAGGAGCAAGATTACAGAGAGCTTTGGTGCAGTATTTCTTAGATAAAAACGTTGAAAAAGGATATACAGAAGTAAATCCTCCTCATGTTGTAAATGAGGCATCAGGTTTTGGTACCGGTCAGCTTCCGGATAAGGAAGGACAGATGTATTATATCAACGAAGATAAATTATATCTTATTCCTACAGCAGAAGTTCCTGTAACCAATCTTTACCGTGACGTTTTGCTTGATGAAAAAGATCTTCCGATCAAAAATACAGCATTCTCTCAGTGTTACAGAAGAGAGGCAGGAAGCTACGGTGCTCATGTAAGAGGGCTAAACCGTCTTCACCAGTTTGAAAAAGTTGAAATTGTAAGAATTGAAAAACCTGAAAATTCTTATGCTGTTTTGGAAGAAATGGTAGAGCATATCAAAGAAATTCTTACAGATCTTGAACTTCCGTTCAGAGTATTGAGACTTTGCGGTGGTGATACAGGTTTTGCATCTGCAATGACGTATGACTTCGAAGTTTGGAGTGCTGCCCAGGAAATGTGGTTAGAAGTAAGTTCTGTATCTAACTTTGAAACATTCCAGGCCAACAGATTGAAGTGCCGCTATAAAGGAGATGGTAAATCTCAGCTGGTTCACACCTTGAACGGATCAGCCATGGCATTACCAAGAATTATGGCTGCGTTGCTTGAAAACAACCAGACAGCAGAAGGCATCAAACTTCCTAAAAAGGTTGCAGAATATGCACGATTTGACGTTATAAACTAA
- a CDS encoding helix-turn-helix domain-containing protein has product MKIGQKLKQVRESMRMSQDDLASSLNTTQKTISNWESDKGLPTVIQLACIEKILHVDVLSWFEDNGIIFKHKTDKGENSEIVTHNFSKVIEQYEKRIFEKDICIDEQKEIIKSLIEKFNLQN; this is encoded by the coding sequence ATGAAAATCGGACAAAAATTAAAACAAGTGAGGGAATCCATGAGGATGTCTCAGGATGACTTGGCGTCATCTCTGAACACAACACAAAAGACTATTTCGAATTGGGAGAGTGATAAAGGTCTTCCAACAGTTATTCAGCTGGCATGCATTGAAAAAATCCTGCATGTAGATGTATTATCCTGGTTTGAAGATAATGGTATTATTTTTAAACATAAAACGGATAAAGGAGAGAATTCGGAGATTGTAACTCATAACTTCAGTAAGGTTATTGAACAATATGAGAAACGTATATTTGAAAAAGATATATGTATTGATGAACAAAAAGAAATCATTAAATCTCTGATAGAAAAGTTCAATCTTCAGAATTGA